In Egibacteraceae bacterium, the following proteins share a genomic window:
- the cbiE gene encoding precorrin-6y C5,15-methyltransferase (decarboxylating) subunit CbiE encodes MSAPVTVVGVDGGPLVPAATKALADARFVVGWPRHVAAVRDTLPAGARVEVVDADLDATLAALDAAPRPAVVLSSGDPGYFGVVRALRARGHDLVVVPAVSSVATAFAAAGVAWDDAHVVSAHGRPPHRALAVCRRFPKVAVLTEPAFGPAEIGAALAGLGRQLVVAERLGHDDERITRLPAEDALHRTWADPNVVVVLDPAAEPAGRGWSAPPRASATRWALDDASFDHRAGMITKAEVRALALAWLGPGPGDLVWDVGAGSGAVAVEAARLGAAVVAVDADPDALARTAANARRHGVPVEVVTGRAPGALALLPDPDAVFVGGGGQALPAILDAAAARASRCVVVALATLERVSPTLAALAGAGLDVRATQLSAARLAPLGAGHRLAAQNPVVLVAGHRPADPPAQTSRRAAGGDEPPNGSPP; translated from the coding sequence GTGAGCGCGCCGGTGACCGTGGTCGGCGTCGACGGCGGGCCCCTTGTGCCGGCCGCGACGAAGGCGCTCGCCGACGCCCGCTTCGTCGTCGGCTGGCCCCGCCACGTCGCGGCGGTGCGCGACACGCTGCCCGCCGGCGCGCGCGTCGAGGTGGTCGACGCCGACCTCGACGCGACCCTCGCCGCGCTCGACGCGGCGCCCCGGCCGGCGGTCGTGCTCTCCTCCGGCGACCCCGGCTACTTCGGCGTCGTGCGGGCCCTCCGCGCCCGTGGGCACGACCTGGTCGTCGTCCCCGCGGTGTCGTCGGTGGCCACGGCGTTCGCCGCGGCCGGGGTCGCGTGGGACGACGCCCATGTCGTCTCCGCACACGGTCGGCCGCCGCACCGTGCACTCGCCGTCTGCCGGCGCTTCCCGAAGGTGGCGGTGCTCACCGAGCCCGCCTTCGGCCCCGCCGAGATCGGTGCGGCGCTCGCAGGCCTCGGCAGGCAGCTCGTCGTCGCCGAGCGCCTCGGCCACGACGACGAGCGCATCACCCGCCTGCCCGCCGAGGACGCCCTCCACCGCACCTGGGCGGACCCCAACGTCGTCGTCGTCCTCGACCCGGCCGCGGAGCCGGCCGGCAGAGGCTGGTCCGCCCCGCCGCGGGCCAGCGCCACCCGCTGGGCGCTCGACGACGCGAGCTTCGACCACCGCGCCGGCATGATCACGAAGGCCGAGGTGCGCGCCCTCGCGCTCGCCTGGCTCGGGCCCGGACCCGGTGACCTCGTCTGGGACGTCGGCGCGGGCAGCGGCGCGGTCGCCGTCGAGGCCGCCCGCCTCGGGGCGGCCGTCGTCGCCGTCGACGCCGACCCCGACGCGCTCGCGCGCACCGCGGCGAACGCCCGCCGCCACGGCGTGCCCGTCGAGGTCGTAACCGGCCGTGCGCCCGGCGCGCTGGCCCTGCTTCCCGACCCTGATGCGGTCTTCGTCGGCGGCGGCGGCCAGGCGCTGCCGGCCATCCTCGACGCAGCCGCCGCCCGCGCCAGCCGCTGCGTCGTCGTGGCCCTCGCCACGCTCGAGCGGGTCTCGCCCACCCTCGCCGCGCTCGCCGGCGCGGGCCTCGACGTGCGGGCGACCCAGCTGTCGGCCGCGCGCCTCGCGCCCCTCGGCGCCGGGCATCGCCTGGCCGCCCAGAACCCCGTCGTACTCGTCGCCGGGCACCGGCCCGCCGACCCGCCCGCGCAGACGTCGCGCCGGGCGGCGGGCGGCGACGAGCCCCCAAACGGGTCGCCGCCGTGA